From a single Chiloscyllium punctatum isolate Juve2018m chromosome 29, sChiPun1.3, whole genome shotgun sequence genomic region:
- the LOC140454390 gene encoding heat shock 70 kDa protein-like encodes QVPSLRAPPYARGSRAAECEPGDLSSGVLLGKFDLSGIPPAPRGVPQIEVTFDIDANGILNVSAVDKSTGKESKITITNNKGRLSKEEIERIVQEAERYKGQDDMQREKITAKNSLESYAFNMKSSVEEEKTKGKISEEDKNKVIETCNQAISWLEANQTAEKEDFEQQLKDLKKKICKPIIAKLYQGGMPEGPFSEQVRKDPSGGPTIEEVD; translated from the coding sequence caagtacccagtctccgggctccaccttatgcaagaggaagtcgagcggcggagtgtgagccaggagacctttcctccggagttctcTTGGGCAAATTTGACCTCAGTGGGATCCCTCCTGCGCCACGTGGTGTACCACAGATTGAGGTCACCTTTGATATTGACGCAAATGGCATCTTGAATGTCTCTGCTGTGGACAAGAGCACTGGCAAAGAGAGCAAAATCACCATCACCAATAACAAGGGCAGGTTGAGTAAGGAGGAGATCGAGAGGATAGTGCAGGAAGCGGAGAGGTACAAAGGTCAGGATGATATGCAGCGTGAGAAAATTACAGCCAAGAATTCCCTGGAGTCGTACGCATTTAACATGAAGAGTTCAGTGGAGGAAGAGAAAACGAAAGGCAagatcagtgaggaagataagAACAAAGTCATCGAAACGTGTAACCAGGCCATCTCCTGGCTGGAGGCAAACcaaacagcagagaaggaggactttgagcagcagttgaaagatttgaaaaaaaaaatatgCAAGCCCATCATTGCCAAACTTTACCAGGGAGGTATGCCCGAAGGGCCATTCTCAGAACAAGTCAGAAAGGACCCTTCTGGTGGACCAACAATTGAAGAGGTTgattga